The sequence CGGCCGCGGCTGGAGTGGCAGACCACGGAGGGGACGGACGAGCGGGGGCGGCGGCTTCTCGCCCTGGCCAATGCGGGCGACGCCGACTCCGACACGCTACTGGTGCGCCTGCGCCGCCGGGATGGAACCCTCTCCGGCTGGTCGCTGCTGCCGCCGGTTCCGGCCCACGGGACAGGGCGGGCCGCCCTGGAGTTGCCGCCCGTGTCGCTGGGCGACACCCTGATCGTGGAGGCGGCCTGGGATCCGCATGTGGGCGGCATCCATCCCACCCCGCTGACCCTTGTGGCCGACCCCTTGCCCCTGGCCGGGCGGGATTGGCGCCGCGTGGCCCCCGGTCTGGATTTGCGCCTGCCCGCCGAGGCCGGCAACCGCGTGCTGTTGATCACGGCGCTGGACCTGCCCGATGCGCAGGCCCGGCAGGAGGCGCTGCGGCCGTCGGGTCCGGGCTGGCGTCTCCAATGGCTGGACGGCCTGGCCCCCGCCCCGGTCGAGGGACGCCTCGCCCTCGCCGCCCCGGACAGCCTGATGCGGGAGCGGTCCGGCCTGCTCGTTTACCACGAGGGATCCCGCCTCGTGCTGAGCGGCCCGGTGGGACAGGTTGAGATGGGCCGGGCGGACAGCCTGCTTGCCCTGTTCCGCCTGGACGAGGGGGACGGGCTGCTCATGGGCTGGCTGGACGACCAGACGCCACCCACCGTTCGCATGGAGGTGGAAGGGCAGGTTTTCGCCAGTGGCGGCTATCTGCCACCCGGCGGCGTCATCAGCTGGATGCTGGAGGACCCGGCCGGGGTGGACCCCCGTCCCGGCCGGCTTGCCCTGCAGGTGGGCAACCAGCCCGTGGCCCCCGCCGATCTGGCCCTGCAGGCCGATCACGCGACGGGACGGCTGGCCGTCCAGTTGCAGCTGGATCCTGGCTTGCCCCGCGAGGAGGTCATTCCCCTGCGCCTGTCCTGCACAGATGCCGCCGGCAACACGACCCAGTGGGTAGGGGAATGCCGGATCGGGGAGAGGCTGGCCCTGCGCTACGCGGGCACTTATCCCAACCCCTTCCAGCGGGAGACCCGCTTCGTCTTCAGCCTGACGGGCGTGGCGGAGGGCGCCACCATCGACATCTTCACCGTGGCGGGCCGGCGCATCCGGCGCCTGGAGATTCCCGGCCCGCTCATCAACTACGTGGAGGTCTTGTGGGATGGCCGCGATCGGGTGGGCGACGTGGTGGCCAACGGCGTCTACTACTACCGATTGCAGGCCCGCGGCGCCGAGGGCGCCATCGACCACAGCGGCAAGGTGGCGAGGTTGAAATGAGCGGAAGACGGCGGCACGACGCCCTGGCTGCGGCGATGCTCCTGGGCCTGGCGGCCGGGCCGGCCTGGGCCGGCCGGTACGCGGGGGAGTTCCTGGCCCTGGGTGGTGGGGCCCGCGGGCTGGCGATGGGCCAGGCCACCGTGGCCTGGAGCGATGATCCCTTCTCCTGCTTCTGGAATCCGGCCGGCCTGGCCCTGGTCAACCGGCGCAGCGTGTCGGGCATGGCCACCGCGCACTTCGGGGATCTGGGCGATCCCCTGGGCACCCTGGGCCACCTGGGCCTGACCTGGCCCATCGGCGGCGGCAATCTCGCCATCAACTACGTGCGCTTCCAGGTCTCGGACATCCCCCGCTTCCCCGAGTACGGGGACCAGGACTACACCTTCGAGGAGCGGCGGCGCCTGATCGACGAGGCCGGCGGCGCCCCGTTCGGCTGGTTTGCCAGCGTCGACCAGGCCGTCCTCCTCAGCTTCGCCAAGCGCAACGAGCCCGTGCTCGAGTTCGGCTGGCTCTATCACGAAATCCCACTCCAAGTCCCCTTTGGGCTGAATGTGAAGATGATCCACAGCGAGTTGGACGACCAGGCGGGGCGGGGCATCGGCTTGGACGCCGGCATCCAGGTCCGGGCCGCCGTGCAGGACCTGACCGGTCTCAAGCGGCTGGGCACCATCTCCCTGGGCGCGCGGGCGGACAACTTCACCAACACCGGGCTGAAATGGAGTGGGGGCGAGGACGCCATCCACTACTACCATGTGCTGGGCCTGGCCTGGACCTGCGCGGCGGGGCCGCTGGAGTGGACCCTCACCCGCGACCACGACCACCATTACGACACGCAGAGCCGCAGCGGGCTGGAACTGCGCTACCGGCAGCGCTTCGCCCTGCGGGTGGGTCATCAGGGGCGGGACGGATCCTTCACCTATGGCGCGGGTTTCCGTCTGGCAACCATCGACGTGGATTACGCCGGGCTGGACCACGACCTGGGCCGCCTCCACCGCATGAGTTTTGTCTATGCCTTCTAAGAAATGCGTCACCACCCGCCGGCGGTTTATGCTGGCCCTTCCGCCCTTGATCCTGCTGCTGGCCCAATCCTGCGGAGAGGACTCGGGCGACGAGGATCGCACGCCGCCGCCCGCACCAGGCATGCGCCTCAAGAACTGCTCCACCCAGGGGGCCGTCTGGCCGGAGACGGGCGTGGACGCCGAGGCCGCCGGCGGCCAGGGGATACGCCTGGAATGGGAGATGGCGGAGGAGCCGGACGATCTGGCCGGCTTCCTGGTCTTTCGCGCGCTGGACCCGCGCCAGGACTTCGAGCAGCTTGACCTGGACGCCGAGCGCTTCCTCGAGGGCCGGCCGGCCTATTTCCACCACGTGGACCAGGATCCCGTCCTGCGGCCCGTGGCCCACTGGGGTCCACGGGCCTGGTACTTCGTGAAGGCCCTGGACCGCGACGGCAACACCAGCGCGCCCTCGGACACCGTGACCTACCGCTTGTGGGCGGCCCCCCGCGTGTTCCAGGAACAAGTCCAGGCGGTGGACGACACGCTGCGCGCGGCGTGGCAGTACGAGTTCGTGCATTTGTTCAATCTTGGGTTCGGGGGCTTCCGGTTGCTGGCCGTGGACGCCGTGGGCACGCTGGCCTGGAGCGAGGACGTCCTGCTCGGCCTTGAGCCGCAGATGAGCGCTTTCTGGTCGAGGACGCGCATGGGTCTTGCCCCGGGCAGCTACCAGCTGCGCATCGACACCATCATCGGCCAGGTGGCCCAAATTGATTCCCTATTGGTCCCGGTGCGCTCCAATCCGGAGAATTGCCCCTTGGCCGGCTCGGAATCCGTTTGGATTTCCTTTACTTTTTGACGTTCGGTCTTCAGGTGGCGGGAGGCGTCTTGGGCAAGTTGATGCGGTTGGCCCGTGCTCTGATCCTGCTCAGCGCCTTGTTGCTGCCTGTCCATGGCGTCGCGCAGGACGTCGGCACCTCCCCCGTGCCGGACCCGGTGGCCGAGAGCGGCCGGGCGGCACAGTACTTTCTTGGCGACCGCAATGCCATCTACATCACAATCAATGTCTGGGGCAAGGTGAACAAGCCGGGGCAGTACAACATCCCCAGCGGCACCAATCTTCTGACCTTGTTGTCCGCCGCCGGAGGGCCTTCCTCCTACTCGCGGCTGGACAACGTGCGCATCGTGAGGCTGGCCAACCAGCGGGAGGAGATCCTGGAGATCGATGTGCGGCGCTATCTGAAGACGGGGGATTTCAGCCTGATCCCGGAACTCAAGCCGGGGGACACGGTCGTCGTCTCGGGCAGCAGCTACAACTGGATCTCGAACGCGGTGGACGTCATCGCCAAGGTGGGCATCCTGTTGAACGCCGTTGTCCTCATGCAGCGCTTGGACTGAAACGTGTCGATAAGAACCTGACGGACAGGTGAGGAGGCCGCATGAAGAAGAGCATCATCATGTTCCTGGGCGTGGCCCTGGCGGTCCAAAGCGGGACGGCGGCCACCCAGTTCCTGGGCGGTCGATCCCTCTTCCACACGTGGACGACAAGCAACCTGGAGCCAGGCCAACTGGCGGTGCAAATGCACACCAGGTTCTGGAGCAGCAGCACGGATCTGGGGGACATCTCCAACGTGACCCAGGCCGTGGCCCTGACCTTCGGCTTCAGCCCCCATGTGGAGATTGAGATCACGCCCATGCTCTACCAGGATCTGAACTTCAGCTCCCGTGGCTTCGTCACCTACAACGCCCCCGACGACGTCTACATGCGCCTCCGGGTCAGCGACTACCAGGTGAATGTTGGGGAGATCCCCATCAATTGGGGGCTGATGGGCAGCGTGCGCACGAACTCCTCCAAGTATTCCAACGTCTACCTTGAGCCATACAACACGGTCGCGAATGAGCTGTCCCTGGGTGCCGCCCTTAGTTGGCACGCCAACCAGCTCTATCCCGGCGAGGGTCGCAGTGCCCATCTGAACGTGGGCTGGCTCAACCACAACGACGGCGGCAACACGGCGCTCAACATCTTCTCGGATGTGACCAGCAGCCTGGAGTACGCGCTTGCTTTCCGCAGCCCGGGCATGCGCTGGGAGTGGTTCGCCGAGGTGCATGGCAGCACCTTCCTCGCGGAGCCCCCTCCCAGCGCCTTCACAAGGGCTGACGTGCTGTGGTTCCAGCCGGGAGTCACTTGGCGCATGTTCCGCGGTGTCTCACTCACGGGCGGTCTTGATCTCCGCCTGATGGAGAGTGGCCCCGAGTTGCACTATCTGACGGATGGGCCGCTTCCGGCCGGCATGCGCAAAGAGCAGGCGCGCCGCAGTCGGGACTTCCCGGACTACTACCCCGCATGGCGTTTCGCCCTCAAGCTCGCCTTCCTGCCGTCCACGCCCTTCCGCCACACGGAGACTTTCGGCAAGGTGACACTGGACAGCCAGCGGGACTGGGAGATGCGCGAGAAACTGGGCGTCACCGAGCGCGAGATGTTCGACTGGCTGGGCGCCGAGGACCAGAGCGCCGAGTTCCTGGATCTCGAGCTGGAGAAGATCCGCGCCGAACGGCGAAACGCGGAAAAGGAACTCGAGCGCTTGCGCGAGAAGCTCAAGGACAGCAAGAGCAAGTAACAGGATTCAAGGCCCCCGGCTTGTCCACGGGGCCTTTTTCCGGCCATGGAAGTTAGCCCGACAGAACTTTCAACGGAGCTTCGCGAGGCGGTGCGGGCCTGGTTCCGTGGCGTGGCCCGCGACCTGCCCTGGCGGCGGGAGCGGACGGCCTACCGGATCTGGATCAGCGAGATCATGCTGCAACAGACCCAGGTGGAGACGGTGCGGCCTTATTTCGAACGCTTCCTGGCCTCCTTCCCGGATCCGGTTGCCCTGGCCGCGGCCCCGGAGGACGAGGTGATGGCCCATTGGGCGGGCCTGGGCTACTACTCGCGGGCCCGCAACGTGATTGCCTGCGCCCGGGAGTTGACCCGCAATTATGGCGGACAACTGCCGGACGATGCGGTCCTGCTGCGTCGTCTGCCAGGATTTGGGCCATACACCGCGGCCGCGGTGGGAAGCCTGGCCTTCGGCTTGCCGCTGGCGGCGGTGGACGGCAACGTGGCGCGCGTGCTCAGCCGTCTGTTGGAGCTTGAAGAGGATCCGGCCCGCCCCGCCGTGAAGGCGCGCCTCCAGCAGACCGCCGACCTTCTGCTGGACCGACGGGCGCCCGGCGAGTGGAACGAGGCCCTCATGGAGCTGGGGGCGACGCTTTGCCTGCCGCGTCGTCCCCGTTGCGGCCAATGCCCGCTGGCCTTGCGTTGCCGTTCCCGGGCCGCAGGGCGGCAGGAGGAACTGCCCCGGTCCAGGCGTCGGGGACCCCTGGCGCAGCGCGCCGTGCTGGTCTGGGCCGTGCGTGACGAGGCCGGCCGGTGGCTGGCCCGCCGCCGGGGGGACCGCGGCATGCTGCGCGGCATGTGGGAGCTGCCCAACGAGGAGAGCCCGCTGTCGGCGCAAGCCTCGGATCAAGAGGTCACCGTGGCCTGGGGACGTCTAGACGCCTCGGTGGAGAGCCTGCTGGCGAATGGTCGGGGCCGCCCCCTCCCGGACGGTCGGGAGCTGCGCTTCCGACACAGCTACAGCCACTTCCAGGCAAGAGTCCTGGCCCGCCTGATGCACATGGCGGATGAACCCGGACCCGCCGGCTGCCAAGCCGGGGCGGGGGACGATCTACGCTGGCTGAAAACGGAGGAGGCTGAGGCCCTTGCCTTTTCGGCCAGGGATCGTCGCATCCTGGAGGAGTTGGCACGATGAAATGGAATCTGTCGACCTGTGGGCTGGCACTGGCGACCTGCCTGCTCTTCGCCGCCTGTGAAGACGACCCGGCGCCACGGCGGGTGGAGTTCCAGGTGGATGGCAGCGTGGACCGCGCCGCGCTGGTTTGGCGGGATGGCCGGGGCCTGCATCAGGAGCTGCAGGCGGAGCTGCCCTGGATCCATGCATTCAACGCCGCCGAAGGGACGCGCGTCTCCGTGACAGTTAGTTCGGGCAACACGGCGGCCCGCCTCTGGATTCGCGTGCTGGAGGACGGGGCGGAGGTGCGCGTCGTGCCGGGTTGCCTCTGCAACGGAAGCAGTGTCGGCGTCCAGGCGGACGGCGTGGTGGGGGATTGGGGACGCTGACCGCCTGTCGGCCCCGTCATCTCGCGGTCCTCTTCGCCCGCGGGTGCCGCGCCGGGAAGGAGCGGCCGTTGTGCTGCCTATATTGACGCCATGAGACGCTTCATCCATACCCCCACCGCCAGGTCCGCATCCCTGCTCTTGCTCGTCTTGTGGGCCGGCCACCTTGCGGCCCAGACCATGTCCACCTATCGCCAACCGCCCGACCCCATCCCCGCCATTCTGGACGCGCCTCCTCCTCCGGTGCTCTCGCTTTCCGGCGACCAGGCCCGGGCGGTGGAGATGACAAGGCGCGGCCTTCCTTCCGTGGCCGAGCTGGCCGCCCCGGCCGTGGAGACGGCCGGGCTGCGCATCAATCCGGCCACCGGCGCGCGCATGGACCAGGTTTTCGTGAACCGCATGGCGCTCATCGAACTGGCCAGCCTGGAATGGCGGGATCTGGAGTTGCCGGAGGATCTGCGCGCCTTCGGCTTGCGCTGGTCGCCGGACAGCCGTCGCCTGGCCTGGTGTCGAGCCACGGACGAGGGCACGGAGCTATGGGTGACGGACACGGCCGACGGCCGCAGCCGCCTCCTGGGAGACCTGCGGGTGAATGCGGCCATGGCCCAGCCCGTCGTCTGGCGGCCCGACGGGGCTGGTCTTGTCTGTCTGCGCATCCCGCCCGGACGAGGGGCGCCGCCCGCGCCGATGCCGCCCGAAGGTCCCGAGATCCTGGCGAACGAGGGTCGGGCCGCACCATCCCGCACCTTCCCCTATCTGATCCGCAGCGCCCACGACGAGCGCCTCTTCGAGTACCACGCCGCAGCCGAACTGGTGGAGGTTGATCTGGCGGGTCGCGTTCAGCTATTGATGGACGCCGCCATCATGACGGACTTCGACCTGTCGCCGGACGGCCGCTTCCTCCTGGTCGAGCGCCTGCACGGCCCCTGGTCGCGCAGCCAGCCTTGGTGGGACTTTCCCCAGGAGACGCTGATCCTGGACCACGGCGGACATCCCCTTCATGTCGTGGCGCGCCTGCCCTTGGCCGACGAGGTTCCCATCCGCTTCGGCTCCGTCCGCCCCGGACCCCGCGGCGTGCATTGGCGCGCCGACGAGCCGGCCACGCTCTGCTGGGTAGAGGCGCTGGACGGCGGCGACGCGCGGCGCGATGCCGCGGTGCGAGACGCGCTCTATCTGCTGGAGGCGCCCTTCGAGGGCGCTCCCCGGGAGCTGTGCCGCCTCAAGGACCGCTTCGCCGGCCTGGCCTGGGGGCGTGCCGACATGGCCCTGATGTGGGAATCCTGGTACCAGGACCGGCGGGAGCGGGTCTGGCGGCTGGATCCCCGTTCCGGCCGCCGCACACTTCTGCTGGAGCGCAACAGCGAGGACGCCTGGACGGAGCCGGGCCGGCCGCAAATGGTGCGCAGCAGCCAGGGGCGAAGCGTGCTGCGCTTTTCACCGGATGGTCGCCACATCTATTGGAGCGGACGGGGAGTCGGCCCCGAGGGGGTGCGACCATACCTGGATCGCATGACCTTGCGCGATGGTGCGCGGGAGCGGATCTGGCAATGCCGCGATCCATGGTACGAGTCCCTTCAAGCCATGCTCGACGACAAGGGGGACCGCCTGCTGGTCAGCCGCGAGTCGCGGGACACACCGGAAAACACCTGGCTGCTGGAGCGGCCCGCCCGGGGCGCGAAGCGACCACGCGAATCGGGCGATTACCAGGCGCGGCAACTGACCCGCCACGAGGATCCGGCGCCCGTCCTGGCCGGCCTGCAGAAGGAGATCCTGCGCTACCAGCGGAGCGACGGGGTGGACCTGTCGGCCACGCTTTACCTGCCGCCGGGCTACCGTCGCGGGGTGGACCCACCGCTGCCCGCGTTGTTCTGGGTCTATCCGCGGGAGTTCAAGTCGCGGGAGGCGGCCGGGCGGGTCACATCGTCGGAGTTCACCTTCAGCCGGCCCGCCGGCATCTCGGTGCTCTTCCTGTTGACGCAGGGATATGCCGTGGTGGCGGATCCCACCCTGCCCATCCTGGGGGAAGAGGGGGCCAAGGCCAACGACACCTATCTGGAACAACTGGCGGCCGGCGCCCGCGCCGCCGTGGAGCATGTGGCCAGCCTGGGCGTGATCGACACCTCGCGCCTGGCCATCGGCGGCCACAGTTATGGCGCATTCACGGCGGCCAATCTGCTGGCGCACACCGGGTTGTTCCGCACGGCCCTCTGCCGCAGTGGAGCCTACAACCGCACCTTGACGCCCTTCGGCTTCCAGGGCGAGGATCGCAATCTGTGGGAGGCGCCCGAGACCTACCTGGCCATGTCCCCCTTTCTCGCCGCGGATCGCATCACGAGGCCCATTCTGCTGGTGCACGGCATGGAGGATCCCAATTCGGGGACCTATCCCATGCAGAGCGACCGCTTCTACGATGCGCTGAAGGGACTGGGGGCCACCGTGCGGCTGGTCCGCCTGCCGGCCGAGGGGCATGACTACCGCGCCAGGGAGACGGTGGGGCACGTGCATTGGGAAACGATCGCCTGGTGCGACCGTTATCTCAAGGGCGTGATTGACGCGGGCGACGGCGACGCCTCCGCGGCCCGCCCAGGGGATTGATGGTCCGCGCCGCGGACCGGCTCAGGCTCAGGTGAAGCCGCCCCCGCCGCCACAGGAGGAGGTGACGACCCCGCCCCGCAGGGGTGAACCGTGGACGGCGCTGGCGAAGGAGGCGCCGCTGCGGACGACGCGATCGTGGCCGCACTGCTCACAGCGGAGCGCATCGTCCCGCTGCGAGACGGGGCGGAGAAGTTCCAGTTCGCGCCCGCAATCCGGGCAGTGGTAGACATAGAGAGGCATTGCGGTCTCCTGCCAATTGGCTGCTGCACGGCCTAAGAATAATAAACACCATGAAATATTTCCAAGCGAAAGGGACTTAGATGGAGTGGATCCTGCACGTGGCCGGCTTGATGCTGTGGCTGGGCGGGCTGATGGCCGCCGGCCTGCTGCGAGGGCCCGAGCAACCCGGCCAGTCCTCCACCCAGCGACGACTGTTGGTGGCCCTGGCCTGGCCCGGATTCGCCCTGGTCCTGTTGACGGGCCTGGGGCTCCTCTTCCGTTCGGGTGGCGCCATGGCATCCGACGGCTGGTTTCATGTCAAGATGACCCTTGTGCTCATCCTCCTGGCCCTGCAGATCCTGATGGCCGGCGGTCGACTGCGAGGCGCTTGGGTGACACCCGTGGTGGGGGCCGTGGCCCTGGGGGCGATCTTCCTGGCTCGAACCAAGCCCTTCTAGGAGTTTTTCGGGCTTGGACCCTCGAGGGGATCCGCTCCCATGGGCGTCGACGCCAGGGGTCTGATCCAATGCCGCCCGCCGTCCACCGTCAGAATCTCGCCCGTGACGAAACGGGCTCCCAGCAGGTAGTCCAGGGCGCGGATCAATTCCGACGGCGAACCAACCCCGGCCGTCAGGCGCAAGGCCTCGACCCGCCGGTATGCCTCCGGGGCATTCTCGGGCGGAAGGATGAAGCCCGGCGCGATCCCGTTCACCCGCACATCAGGAGCCAGCTCCCTGGCCAAGGCCACCGTCGCATGGCCCAGCGCCTGCTTGCTGAGCGCGTATGGCAGATAGCCCGGCCAGTGCAGCTCCGCTCCGGCGTCCAGCATGGTGACCACCAATCCCCCCGCCTTGGCCAGGGCGGGGGCCAGATCCCTTGTCAACAGAAGCGGAGTCTTGACGTGCAGGGCGAAGAGGCCGTCAAACAGCGCGTCGTCCAAGTCGGCCAATCGGGCGTGGGGGAAGATAGACGCGTTGTGGATGAGCAAGTCCAGGGGGCGGTCGGCCAGAAGGGTCCACGCCTGTCGCGTCAGTGACTGGCGTCCGGTGCTTGTGCCCAGGTCGGCCTGCAGCAAGGTGACGCGGGCCGGCGCCAGGTCCCGGGCCAGAGCCTCGGCATCCTCCCGCGAGCGGCTCCAGTGCAGCAGCACGTCCCATCCGGCGGTGGCCAGATGGCGCGAGTAGGCGGCGCCCACACGGCGGGCGCCGCCGGTGATGAGGGCGATGGGCGCGTTGTCCATGCGGGATCCTTTCCGTCGATTGGACATGAGGCGGCCAAGTGGTCTGGGCGGCGACGACGGCGACAAGCTAGTGAGACGCAGGGGCGCACGGGCCGATGGAGGCCAAGAGGAATGGTGGCGATCCGGATGGAAGGAGGGCATATTGAGCAAGCGACCCGCCCAGGGTTGGCCCTTCGTTCTCACGCAGACCCTTGGACTGGAGACAACCCTGGGACAGAGAGACATCCCGTACCGGGATGTCCACCCCTCAGGGGTGGTTGCTTGGTGCCAGGGTCGGCCGCAGGCCCACCCTGGCGCACATGCAAGGAGACGAGATGCCTCAATCGCTTGCCGCCACCTATCTGCACTTGCTCTTTTCCACCAAGTGTTGCCAGCCCTTTCTCCAGGACGTGGAAACCCGCCAGGCCACCCATCGTTTCCTGCGCGGCATGTCCCGGCGGCTGGGATGCCCCGTTCTTGCCGTGGGCGGCGCGGCTGACCACGTCCATCTGCTGTCCCGCTTCAGCCGCGTCATCAGCCAGGCGGATTGGGTCAAGGAGTTGAAGCGCTGCTCCCATCTTTGGCTGGTGGACCGCCAATTGGTGCAGCGCGGATTCGCTTGGCAGAACGGCTACCTCAGCTTCTCCGTCAGCCACTCCCGGCTTGAGGATGTCCGCGCCTTCCTTCGCGGACAGGAGGCCCGCCACCGCAATCAGGGCTTCCAGGAGGAGGCACGCCGCTTGTTGATCCTGCACGACATGCGCTGGGACGAGCGCTTCCTCTGGGATTGATCAGAACGCCCCCCTCCGCTCCCCTCCCGCCGGCCCCTTTCCTACCTTGATCGCGCCGACCATCAAGCTGAGCAAGAGGATCCCATGGATCGTGATCTGGCCTCCATCCAGGAAGTCCGGGAGATGTTGACGGCAGCCCGTGCCGCCGCCGACCAGTTCAAGCACTTCAGCCAGGACCAGGTGGACCGCGTCGTCCAGGCGATGGCGACGGCCGCGCTGAACAACGCCAAGCGCCTGGCCCGCATGGCCCACGAGGAAACGGGCTTCGGCCGCATCGAGGACAAGACGACCAAGAACGTCTTCTGCTCGAAGAACCTGATGGACTACGTGGGGCCGCTGAGAACCTGTGGCGTCATCGCCCACGACGAGCGGCGGCGCATCCACGAGATCGCCGTGCCCATGGGCATCGTGGCGGCACTCATTCCCTGCACCAATCCCACCTCGACGGCCATCTTCAAGTCGATCATCTCGCTGAAGAGCCGCAACGCCATTGTGATGAGTCCGCACCCCAAGGCCCGGGGCTGCATCCTGGAGACCACCCGCCTGCTGCACGACGCCGCCAGCGCCGTGGGCGCGCCGCGCAGCCTGGTCCAATGCATGACCCTGCCCACCCTGGATGGTACCCAGGAGCTGATGCGCCACAAGCTCACCAGCGTCATCCTGGCCACCGGCGGCAGCGACATGGTGCGGGCCGCCTACAGCGCCGGCAAGCCCGCCTACGGCGTGGGTCCGGGCAACGTGCCGGCCTATGTGGATCGCACGGCGGACGTGGGCAAGGCGGCGCGCGACATCGTGGCCGGCAAGAGCTTCGATTGGGGCACCGTCTGCGCCAGCGAGCAGAGTGTGGTGGCGGACCGGCCCATTGCCGGCAAGCTGATGGAGGAGATGCGCCGGGCGGGCGCCCACTTCTGCACAGCCGAGGAGAAGGCCAAACTGCAGGCCGTGATGGTGGACAAACGCGGCAAGATCAACGCCGAGATCGTGGGGCGCAGCCCGCAACACATCGGCGGCCTGGCCGGGATCAAGGTGCCGCCCGCCGTGCGCGCCCTGGTCGTCCTGCTGGACGAGGTGGGCGTGAAGGATCCCCTCTCCTGCGAGAAGCTCAGCCCCGTGCTTGGCTTCTACGTGGTGGACGGCTGGAAGTCCGGCTGCGACCTCAGCGTGCGCATCCTCGAGTACGGCGGCGTGGGGCACACCTTCGCCATCCACTGCCTGGATCCCGACATCGTGATGGAGTTCGGACTGCACAAGCCGGCCTTCCGCATCATCGTCAACTCGCCGGCCACCCACGGCGCCATCGGCTACACGACCGGCCTGACACCCAGCATGACCCTGGGTCCGGGCACCTGGGGCGGCAGCATCACCAGCGACAACGTGGGGCCGCTCAACCTCGTCAACATCAAGCGCGTCGCCTGGGAGACCAATCCCCTGGAGGGCGCCACCCCGGGCGCCGCCACCAAGTGGGGTTACGACGAGCAATACCGCTACC is a genomic window of bacterium containing:
- a CDS encoding SLBB domain-containing protein translates to MGKLMRLARALILLSALLLPVHGVAQDVGTSPVPDPVAESGRAAQYFLGDRNAIYITINVWGKVNKPGQYNIPSGTNLLTLLSAAGGPSSYSRLDNVRIVRLANQREEILEIDVRRYLKTGDFSLIPELKPGDTVVVSGSSYNWISNAVDVIAKVGILLNAVVLMQRLD
- a CDS encoding prolyl oligopeptidase family serine peptidase translates to MRRFIHTPTARSASLLLLVLWAGHLAAQTMSTYRQPPDPIPAILDAPPPPVLSLSGDQARAVEMTRRGLPSVAELAAPAVETAGLRINPATGARMDQVFVNRMALIELASLEWRDLELPEDLRAFGLRWSPDSRRLAWCRATDEGTELWVTDTADGRSRLLGDLRVNAAMAQPVVWRPDGAGLVCLRIPPGRGAPPAPMPPEGPEILANEGRAAPSRTFPYLIRSAHDERLFEYHAAAELVEVDLAGRVQLLMDAAIMTDFDLSPDGRFLLVERLHGPWSRSQPWWDFPQETLILDHGGHPLHVVARLPLADEVPIRFGSVRPGPRGVHWRADEPATLCWVEALDGGDARRDAAVRDALYLLEAPFEGAPRELCRLKDRFAGLAWGRADMALMWESWYQDRRERVWRLDPRSGRRTLLLERNSEDAWTEPGRPQMVRSSQGRSVLRFSPDGRHIYWSGRGVGPEGVRPYLDRMTLRDGARERIWQCRDPWYESLQAMLDDKGDRLLVSRESRDTPENTWLLERPARGAKRPRESGDYQARQLTRHEDPAPVLAGLQKEILRYQRSDGVDLSATLYLPPGYRRGVDPPLPALFWVYPREFKSREAAGRVTSSEFTFSRPAGISVLFLLTQGYAVVADPTLPILGEEGAKANDTYLEQLAAGARAAVEHVASLGVIDTSRLAIGGHSYGAFTAANLLAHTGLFRTALCRSGAYNRTLTPFGFQGEDRNLWEAPETYLAMSPFLAADRITRPILLVHGMEDPNSGTYPMQSDRFYDALKGLGATVRLVRLPAEGHDYRARETVGHVHWETIAWCDRYLKGVIDAGDGDASAARPGD
- a CDS encoding transposase, which gives rise to MPQSLAATYLHLLFSTKCCQPFLQDVETRQATHRFLRGMSRRLGCPVLAVGGAADHVHLLSRFSRVISQADWVKELKRCSHLWLVDRQLVQRGFAWQNGYLSFSVSHSRLEDVRAFLRGQEARHRNQGFQEEARRLLILHDMRWDERFLWD
- a CDS encoding SDR family oxidoreductase, whose translation is MDNAPIALITGGARRVGAAYSRHLATAGWDVLLHWSRSREDAEALARDLAPARVTLLQADLGTSTGRQSLTRQAWTLLADRPLDLLIHNASIFPHARLADLDDALFDGLFALHVKTPLLLTRDLAPALAKAGGLVVTMLDAGAELHWPGYLPYALSKQALGHATVALARELAPDVRVNGIAPGFILPPENAPEAYRRVEALRLTAGVGSPSELIRALDYLLGARFVTGEILTVDGGRHWIRPLASTPMGADPLEGPSPKNS
- a CDS encoding zinc ribbon domain-containing protein, translated to MPLYVYHCPDCGRELELLRPVSQRDDALRCEQCGHDRVVRSGASFASAVHGSPLRGGVVTSSCGGGGGFT
- the mutY gene encoding A/G-specific adenine glycosylase, whose amino-acid sequence is MEVSPTELSTELREAVRAWFRGVARDLPWRRERTAYRIWISEIMLQQTQVETVRPYFERFLASFPDPVALAAAPEDEVMAHWAGLGYYSRARNVIACARELTRNYGGQLPDDAVLLRRLPGFGPYTAAAVGSLAFGLPLAAVDGNVARVLSRLLELEEDPARPAVKARLQQTADLLLDRRAPGEWNEALMELGATLCLPRRPRCGQCPLALRCRSRAAGRQEELPRSRRRGPLAQRAVLVWAVRDEAGRWLARRRGDRGMLRGMWELPNEESPLSAQASDQEVTVAWGRLDASVESLLANGRGRPLPDGRELRFRHSYSHFQARVLARLMHMADEPGPAGCQAGAGDDLRWLKTEEAEALAFSARDRRILEELAR
- a CDS encoding aldehyde dehydrogenase family protein; translation: MDRDLASIQEVREMLTAARAAADQFKHFSQDQVDRVVQAMATAALNNAKRLARMAHEETGFGRIEDKTTKNVFCSKNLMDYVGPLRTCGVIAHDERRRIHEIAVPMGIVAALIPCTNPTSTAIFKSIISLKSRNAIVMSPHPKARGCILETTRLLHDAASAVGAPRSLVQCMTLPTLDGTQELMRHKLTSVILATGGSDMVRAAYSAGKPAYGVGPGNVPAYVDRTADVGKAARDIVAGKSFDWGTVCASEQSVVADRPIAGKLMEEMRRAGAHFCTAEEKAKLQAVMVDKRGKINAEIVGRSPQHIGGLAGIKVPPAVRALVVLLDEVGVKDPLSCEKLSPVLGFYVVDGWKSGCDLSVRILEYGGVGHTFAIHCLDPDIVMEFGLHKPAFRIIVNSPATHGAIGYTTGLTPSMTLGPGTWGGSITSDNVGPLNLVNIKRVAWETNPLEGATPGAATKWGYDEQYRYRPREEVARANAEKAAGATTTTASRTEAPQYGKSGMSDEEIDRIVKEFKG